In one window of Candidatus Caldatribacterium sp. DNA:
- a CDS encoding helix-hairpin-helix domain-containing protein, translating to MPLSRREKILALCASLGAFLFVGIVWWVNRPKGHSAVPLIVQIEGAVEHPGVYEVPEGTRLFELLERAGGAKADADLRGLNLAAPLYDGQKIVIPALPRPERTSGSPSSPFSLSPPLGVSLVNVNTASPEELETLPGIGEVLAQRIVEYREAHGPFKSPEDLLKIKGIGPKTLEKFRDRITF from the coding sequence ATGCCACTCTCAAGGCGGGAGAAGATTCTTGCCCTCTGCGCCTCCTTGGGGGCGTTTCTCTTTGTGGGGATTGTGTGGTGGGTGAACCGCCCTAAAGGACACAGTGCCGTCCCTCTCATCGTCCAGATTGAGGGGGCGGTAGAGCATCCTGGAGTCTACGAGGTACCCGAAGGAACGCGCCTTTTTGAGCTTCTTGAGCGTGCCGGAGGGGCAAAGGCAGATGCGGATTTGCGGGGGCTGAACCTTGCGGCTCCCCTCTACGACGGGCAAAAAATCGTTATCCCTGCCCTCCCTCGCCCCGAAAGGACAAGCGGATCTCCTTCTTCTCCCTTTTCGCTATCTCCTCCTCTGGGAGTCTCTCTTGTAAACGTGAACACGGCCTCCCCGGAAGAACTCGAGACGCTACCGGGGATAGGCGAGGTCCTTGCGCAGCGCATCGTTGAGTACCGAGAGGCTCACGGCCCTTTCAAAAGCCCTGAGGACCTTCTCAAGATCAAGGGCATCGGACCGAAGACGCTTGAGAAATTCCGCGACCGGATTACTTTTTAA